The Carassius auratus strain Wakin chromosome 5, ASM336829v1, whole genome shotgun sequence genome includes a window with the following:
- the shisa9b gene encoding protein shisa-9B isoform X1: MAVMFLMEICVLTLHDKRYPTLFFSVRSAVTKKRREERRMKSTGLLLGYFLMKVLVCDAEGEPGKNLDGLVTASGSNDSRDGENGLSETPHTEDRCRGYYDVMGQWDPPFVCRTGSYLYCCGTCGFRFCCEFKNSRLDQTTCKNYDTPPWSMTGRPPPKMMDQHDSTKDKTNLIVYIICGVVAIMALVGIFTKLGLEKAHRPHRENMSRALAQVMRQTAPGEDVEREESLVVHGQHYENMQARATGNNLQGAQINSVGPGSSMMHAMTQYPALGQVPVAQPYEASQPGKELNKYASLKAVAEKANENFYTNRRHLADLAAKGTLPMHSVSLEQEPTNPYSPELPCQKQNGHKSKSTKVHISHPLAFGSNTIANPGMLKGWETTETLGRRHTYAPKKHSATVEQVNELTSAHSQHFLPPHPYFVTNSKTEVTV; this comes from the exons ATGGCGGTGATGTTCTTGATGGAGATATGCGTGCTGACACTTCATGACAAAAGATACCCAACTCTATTTTTCAGCGTCCGATCAGCAGTGACAAAGAAGAGGAGAGAAGAGCGCAGGATGAAAAGCACTGGCTTACTTCTGGGTTACTTTTTGATGAAAGTTCTTGTGTGCGACGCGGAAGGAGAACCTGGGAAAAACCTGGATGGTTTGGTGACGGCGTCGGGGTCCAACGACTCCAGAGACGGAGAGAACGGTCTCTCTGAGACCCCCCACACGGAGGACAGGTGTCGGGGCTATTATGATGTGATGGGTCAGTGGGATCCTCCGTTCGTGTGCCGCACTGGTAGCTACCTGTACTGTTGCGGGACCTGTGGCTTCAGGTTCTGCTGCGAGTTTAAAAACTCAAGACTAGATCAGACCACCTGTAAAAACTACGACACCCCGCCGTGGTCCATGACGGGCAGACCACCGCCGAAGATGATGGACCAACACGATTCGACTAAGGATAAAACCAATTTGATTGTGTATATCATATGCGGAGTAGTTGCTATCATGGCGCTGGTTGGGATATTCACCAAACTTGGCTTGGAGAAGGCGCATCGACCTCACAGAGAGAACATGTCGAG AGCACTGGCCCAGGTGATGCGCCAGACAGCTCCAGGAGAAGATGTGGAGAGAGAGGAGAGCTTGGTGGTGCATGGACAACACTACGAGAACATGCAGGCCAGAGCAACAGGAAACAACCTGC AGGGTGCCCAAATAAACAGTGTGGGACCTGGCTCATCTATGATGCATGCTATGACACAATATCCTGCCCTTGGACAAGTACCTGTAGCCCAGCCCTACGAAGCATCTCAACCTGGAAAGGAGCTCAACAAGTATGCTTCGCTCAAGGCTGTGG CTGAAAAAGCGAACGAAAACTTCTACACTAACAGACGGCACCTAGCCGACCTGGCAGCGAAAGGCACTCTTCCCATGCACTCGGTGAGTCTGGAGCAGGAGCCCACCAACCCTTACAGCCCCGAGCTGCCCTGCCAAAAGCAGAACGGACACAAGTCCAAAAGCACCAAGGTCCACATCTCCCACCCGCTAGCTTTTGGCTCGAACACCATCGCCAACCCTGGCATGCTGAAGGGCTGGGAGACCACAGAAACGCTGGGCCGCCGGCACACGTACGCCCCCAAGAAGCACAGTGCCACCGTGGAGCAAGTGAACGAGCTGACATCCGCCCACAGCCAGCACTTCCTGCCGCCACATCCGTACTTTGTCACCAACAGCAAGACTGAGGTGACCGTGTGA
- the shisa9b gene encoding protein shisa-9B isoform X2: MAVMFLMEICVLTLHDKRYPTLFFSVRSAVTKKRREERRMKSTGLLLGYFLMKVLVCDAEGEPGKNLDGLVTASGSNDSRDGENGLSETPHTEDRCRGYYDVMGQWDPPFVCRTGSYLYCCGTCGFRFCCEFKNSRLDQTTCKNYDTPPWSMTGRPPPKMMDQHDSTKDKTNLIVYIICGVVAIMALVGIFTKLGLEKAHRPHRENMSRALAQVMRQTAPGEDVEREESLVVHGQHYENMQARATGNNLPEKANENFYTNRRHLADLAAKGTLPMHSVSLEQEPTNPYSPELPCQKQNGHKSKSTKVHISHPLAFGSNTIANPGMLKGWETTETLGRRHTYAPKKHSATVEQVNELTSAHSQHFLPPHPYFVTNSKTEVTV, from the exons ATGGCGGTGATGTTCTTGATGGAGATATGCGTGCTGACACTTCATGACAAAAGATACCCAACTCTATTTTTCAGCGTCCGATCAGCAGTGACAAAGAAGAGGAGAGAAGAGCGCAGGATGAAAAGCACTGGCTTACTTCTGGGTTACTTTTTGATGAAAGTTCTTGTGTGCGACGCGGAAGGAGAACCTGGGAAAAACCTGGATGGTTTGGTGACGGCGTCGGGGTCCAACGACTCCAGAGACGGAGAGAACGGTCTCTCTGAGACCCCCCACACGGAGGACAGGTGTCGGGGCTATTATGATGTGATGGGTCAGTGGGATCCTCCGTTCGTGTGCCGCACTGGTAGCTACCTGTACTGTTGCGGGACCTGTGGCTTCAGGTTCTGCTGCGAGTTTAAAAACTCAAGACTAGATCAGACCACCTGTAAAAACTACGACACCCCGCCGTGGTCCATGACGGGCAGACCACCGCCGAAGATGATGGACCAACACGATTCGACTAAGGATAAAACCAATTTGATTGTGTATATCATATGCGGAGTAGTTGCTATCATGGCGCTGGTTGGGATATTCACCAAACTTGGCTTGGAGAAGGCGCATCGACCTCACAGAGAGAACATGTCGAG AGCACTGGCCCAGGTGATGCGCCAGACAGCTCCAGGAGAAGATGTGGAGAGAGAGGAGAGCTTGGTGGTGCATGGACAACACTACGAGAACATGCAGGCCAGAGCAACAGGAAACAACCTGC CTGAAAAAGCGAACGAAAACTTCTACACTAACAGACGGCACCTAGCCGACCTGGCAGCGAAAGGCACTCTTCCCATGCACTCGGTGAGTCTGGAGCAGGAGCCCACCAACCCTTACAGCCCCGAGCTGCCCTGCCAAAAGCAGAACGGACACAAGTCCAAAAGCACCAAGGTCCACATCTCCCACCCGCTAGCTTTTGGCTCGAACACCATCGCCAACCCTGGCATGCTGAAGGGCTGGGAGACCACAGAAACGCTGGGCCGCCGGCACACGTACGCCCCCAAGAAGCACAGTGCCACCGTGGAGCAAGTGAACGAGCTGACATCCGCCCACAGCCAGCACTTCCTGCCGCCACATCCGTACTTTGTCACCAACAGCAAGACTGAGGTGACCGTGTGA